GAAGCCCCAAGGCCCCTTCCATGAGGACGTCCCACATGAAGCTGAAGCGCTCCTGCCCCGGGGTGCCGAAGAGGTGGACGGGGTAGGGCCCCACTTGGAGCACCCCAAAGTCCAGGGCCACGGTTGGTCTCCTTGCCCAGGTCTTCGCTCGCCTTGGCCTCCGTGGCGAGGAAGCCCTCCCCCAAAAGGGTCCGGGCCAGGGTGGTCTTCCCCGCGCCCACGGGGCCGGAGATCACGAGCTTTAGCGGGCCCATAGGCTCCTCAGGCCCGAAAGGAGTCCCTGGAGGAGGCCCTTGTCCTTGGGCCTGGCCCCCATCTCCGCCCGCCGGACGGCCCCTAGCCCCTGGAGCTTGTAGAGGTAGAGGCGCACCTGGTCCAGGGGGATGGAGAGGGCCTGGGCGAGCTCCCTGGCCGAGGCCCCCCGCTTGAGGTGGGGCAGGGCGAGCTGGAAGAACTCCTTGAAGCGTGGGTCCTCGGGGGAGCTCCCCGCCAGGCGGAAGCGGGCCTCGGGGGAGGGGAGGAAGGGGCGGTAATGCTCAAGCTCGTCCTGGAGCGTGGTGAGGGAGAGGAGGACCCTTTCCGTGGGCCAGTTCAGGCGCTCCTTGTGCCTGGGCCTGGCCCCGGGGTGGAACTCAAAGCTTCCCTCTTTGGCCAGGAGCAAGGCCTGCAGGGTGGCCTTGGCGCTCAAGGGGGGAAGGGGCTTGCCGTGCTGGTCAACGGAGCGGATCCGCCCGGGCTTGAGGTAGATGGTGGTGGGGGGGATCTCCTTGAGGTTCCAGACCTCCAAAGCCCCTTCTTTATGGGCGAGTAGGGAGAGGATCTCCCCCAGGGGCATGGAATCCAGGCTTCCGAATAGGGCCATGGCAACCTCCTCCTGAAACGCAAGGTACGCCCCCCCTTTGAAAAGGGTGTGAAGGCTCCCTATAATCCCTCCTCGTGCTGGTGCGCCCCGCCCTCCTGCCCGCCTGGCCCCCGGCCCTAAAGGACCTCTTCGGGCGGGAAGGCCCTTTGGTCCTGGAGATCGGCTTCGGGGACGGGCGCTTCACCGCGGAGCTTGCCAAGGAGCACCCCGACTGGCTCGTCCTGGGGGCGGAGGTCTCGGCGGCGAGCGTCCTTAGGGCCTACCGGCGGATGAAGCGGGAGGGGGTGGAAAACGTCCGCCTCTACCACGGGGAGGGGCCTTTCGCCCTCAGGAACCTGGTGCCCCCGGGGAGCCTCCACCGGGTCATCGTGAACTTCCCCGACCCCTGGCCCAAGAAGCGCCACCAGGAAAGGCGCCTCCTCCAGGAGGCCTTTTTCCGGAGGCTTTCCACGAGGCTTGGGGAAGGGGGGGCCCTCCTCCTCACCACGGACCACGAGGAGTATTTCGGCTTCGCCCTGGAGGAAGCGGAGCGCACCGGGCTCTACCGCATAGAGGTGGGGCCGCCCCCCGAGGCCCACCTGAAGACCAAGTACGCCCTCAAGTGGAAGGAGGTGGGAAGGACCTTCTTCCACGCGGTCTTCACCAAGGTGGCCGAGGACCCCACCCCTTGGTCCCCCATAAGGAGGTACGCCGTGGCCCACGCCCTGCTCAAAGGAGAGCTCCCGGAAACCCTTTCCCTGGAGAAGACCCCGGTGCCCGTTCCCGGGGGTGTGGCCGTCTTCTTGGAGGTGGCCCGGGGGAAGGAGGGGTTTTACGTCCTCATACCCTTTCTTGTTTTGTATTCTTCGTCCATGACCGTGGCCGACCACCTGACCCTGAACGAACTGTGGCGGAGGGTCAAGAAGGCTTGATCCAGCCCCCTAAACTTAGACACTTTCACCCTGCCTCCCATGTGATGTCCTGTGTGCTTTGCCCCAGCGCCTCCTCCATCGCCTCCCTCGGCGTCCGATAACCGAGCCCCGAGTGCAGCCAGCTCTCGTGGTAGTAGCGTAGGCGCTCCTTCACCACCTCCTTTAGCTCCCCAAGGCTTCTGGCCTCCAAAAACTGGTCTCCTCCCTCCCCCTTGAACCGGGCAAAAAAGCTCTCCACCACAGGGTTTCCCTTAGCCCCCATCAGGCTGTAGGAAAGCCGCTGCCCGTCCCTGAGAAGAAGCGTCCCCACCCAGTCGTGGCTCAGGAAAGGTCCCCCCTGGTCATGGTGCACCAGGGCCCTGGGGAGCCTCCCCACCTGGGCCTGGAGAAAGGCCTTGGCCTCCTCCCACGCCTCCAGGGCCAGCTCCGCCGAGGGAGAAGGCCCTAAACCCCAGGCCACCACCATCCGGGTTCTGTGGGGAACGTAGCCGCCAAGGCGGCTGACCCAGGATGGGCACGAACCAGGCCTTCCCTCCCCGGTAGGGCAGGAGGGTGAAGTCGGTGTACAAGAGCTCAAAGGGCTCCGGTTCCCTCTGCCTGAGAAGGGAGGCCCTCAAGTCTGCTCTGTCCCCGGCCAGGAGGACGATCTGCAGCAGGGGGTTGGGCTTGGGCCTCCGAACGGTGCGCTTCAGGGAGAGGTGGAAGTCCTGCAGTAGGCGGTGGACCCGTTTGTGGTTGACCAGAATGCCCTTTCTGTGGAGCTCCTTGGTGACCCGGCGGTAGCCGTACTCGGGGTGCTCCAGCAAGACCTCTTCGATGGCCCCCTTGAGGCGGAGGTCTTCCTCCTCCCTTTTCCTGTCCGCCCCAA
This region of Thermus thermophilus genomic DNA includes:
- the trmB gene encoding tRNA (guanosine(46)-N7)-methyltransferase TrmB gives rise to the protein MLVRPALLPAWPPALKDLFGREGPLVLEIGFGDGRFTAELAKEHPDWLVLGAEVSAASVLRAYRRMKREGVENVRLYHGEGPFALRNLVPPGSLHRVIVNFPDPWPKKRHQERRLLQEAFFRRLSTRLGEGGALLLTTDHEEYFGFALEEAERTGLYRIEVGPPPEAHLKTKYALKWKEVGRTFFHAVFTKVAEDPTPWSPIRRYAVAHALLKGELPETLSLEKTPVPVPGGVAVFLEVARGKEGFYVLIPFLVLYSSSMTVADHLTLNELWRRVKKA
- a CDS encoding DUF4388 domain-containing protein, which produces MALFGSLDSMPLGEILSLLAHKEGALEVWNLKEIPPTTIYLKPGRIRSVDQHGKPLPPLSAKATLQALLLAKEGSFEFHPGARPRHKERLNWPTERVLLSLTTLQDELEHYRPFLPSPEARFRLAGSSPEDPRFKEFFQLALPHLKRGASARELAQALSIPLDQVRLYLYKLQGLGAVRRAEMGARPKDKGLLQGLLSGLRSLWAR
- a CDS encoding integrase core domain-containing protein, producing the protein MAWGLGPSPSAELALEAWEEAKAFLQAQVGRLPRALVHHDQGGPFLSHDWVGTLLLRDGQRLSYSLMGAKGNPVVESFFARFKGEGGDQFLEARSLGELKEVVKERLRYYHESWLHSGLGYRTPREAMEEALGQSTQDITWEAG
- a CDS encoding IS3 family transposase, which produces MLEHPEYGYRRVTKELHRKGILVNHKRVHRLLQDFHLSLKRTVRRPKPNPLLQIVLLAGDRADLRASLLRQREPEPFELLYTDFTLLPYRGGKAWFVPILGQPPWRLRSPQNPDGGGLGFRAFSLGGAGPGGVGGGQGLSPGPGGEAPQGPGAP